One Rosa chinensis cultivar Old Blush chromosome 3, RchiOBHm-V2, whole genome shotgun sequence DNA window includes the following coding sequences:
- the LOC112191340 gene encoding serine/threonine-protein phosphatase PP1, which produces MEGLDALIQRLLEGKVNRGKRIPLVETEVRQLCVTAKEVFLRQPNLLELAAPINVCGDIHGQYHDLLRLFELGGFPPDANYVFLGDYVDRGKQSVETICLLLAYKIKYPDNFFLLRGNHECASINRIYGFYDECKRRFSVRLWKIFTDCFNCLPVAAIIDDKIFCMHGGLSPELETLDKLRAIQRPVDVPDQGLLCDILWSDPDRDIKGWGENDRGVSYTFGPDRVAEFLMKHDMDLICRAHQVVEDGYEFFAERQLVTIFSAPNYCGEFNNAGALMRVDKSLLCSFQLVKPWRGKGTVDN; this is translated from the exons ATGGAAGGATTGGATGCCCTGATTCAGAGATTACTGGAGGGAAAGGTCAACAGAGGCAAAAGGATTCCTCTAGTAGAGACCGAAGTCCGCCAACTTTGCGTCACTGCTAAAGAAGTCTTTCTCAGGCAGCCTAATCTTCTTGAATTGGCAGCTCCCATTAATGTTTGTG GTGATATACATGGTCAATATCATGATCTCTTGCGACTTTTTGAGTTAGGTGGCTTTCCACCTGATGCGAATTACGTGTTTCTCGGAGACTATGTAGACAGAGGAAAACAGAGCGTAGAGACAATATGCCTTCTCCTTgcttacaaaataaaatatccAGACAACTTTTTCCTCCTCCGAGGGAACCACGAATGCGCTTCCATCAACAGAATATATGGATTCTACGACGAGTGTAAGCGTCGGTTCAGCGTCCGGCTATGGAAGATCTTCACAGACTGCTTTAATTGTTTGCCTGTCGCCGCAATCATTGATGACAAGATCTTCTGCATGCATGGTGGCCTATCTCCTGAGTTGGAAACCTTGGATAAGCTCAGAGCTATACAGAGGCCGGTTGATGTACCGGACCAGGGACTATTATGTGACATTCTTTGGTCAGATCCAGATAGAGACATTAAAGGGTGGGGTGAGAATGATAGGGGTGTTTCGTATACTTTTGGACCTGATAGGGTGGCTGAATTCTTGATGAAACATGATATGGATCTCATATGCCGGGCACACCAG GTTGTTGAAGATGGTTACGAATTCTTTGCAGAAAGGCAGCTGGTCACCATATTCTCTGCACCAAACTATTGCGGAGAGTTCAACAATGCAGGTGCCTTAATGAGAGTGGATAAGAGTTTGCTTTGCTCATTTCAGCTAGTGAAACCTTGGAGAGGGAAAggtacagtagataattga